The Clostridium botulinum BKT015925 genome includes the window CTTTTATACATATTCCTTCAACTCCTAAAAATGCTGCCCCACCATATTCTTTATAGTCATAATCTTTTTTAAATTTATTGAACACAGGTTTTAAAAGTAATCCTCCAATTTTAGTTCTAAAAGAAGACATTATTTCCTCTTTTAAAGTGCTAAATATAGTAGACGCCACACCCTCATACATTTTTAAAACTGTATTTCCAACAAATCCATCACATACTAGAACGTTGGTGTTACCAGTAGGTATATCTCTAGGCTCTACATTACCTATAAAATTAAAATCTTTTTCTTTTAAAAGTTTATGTGCTTCTTTAGTAAGTTCATTTCCTTTTTCTTCTTCTGCGCCTATATTTACAAGACCTATAGTTGGATTATTTATTTTTAATATATTTTGAAAATAAACTTCTCCCATTTGCGCAAATTGAACTAAATTATTAGGTTTGCATTCTGCATTTGCTCCGCAATCTATTATCATAAAAGGTCCATTTTTCCCTGGCATTATAGGTGCTAATGCTGGTCTATTTACCCCTTTAATTCTTCCTATAACAAGAGTTGCTCCTGCTAAAAATGCTCCAGTACTTCCAGCAGATATAACTGCATCTGCTTCCCCTTTTTTTACCAAATCTAAAGCTTTATATATACTAGATTCTTTTTTTCTTCTTATGGCCATTACAGGATGTTCATTATTAGTAATAACATCCTTCGCATCTAGTATAGTTATTTTGTTTTTATTATATTCATATTTTGAAAGTTCGTCACTTATTAATTCTTTTGGTCCTGTTATTATTATATCTATATTATTGTATTCTTTAATAGCTTCTATACATCCTTTTACAACTACGTGTGGTGAATAATCTCCGCCCATGCCATCTACAACTATTTTCATTATTTTCTCTCCCTTTTAACTCTATTTATGTACATTAATAAATTCAAAATATTAATTTAAATTCAAAAAAAGAAAGTCATATGACTTTCTTTTTCTTAATTTTCTTTTGAAACTATTTCTTTACCATCATAGTGTCCGCATTCTTTACACACTCTATGAGCAAGCTTCATTTCGTGGCATTGTGGGCACTCAACGATTCCTGGTAAGCTTAATTTAAAAGTTTGAGCTCTTCTTGAATCTCTCTTAGATTTTGACATTTTTCTCTTTGGATGTGCCATGTATTTTCACCTCCTTAGTTCTTTGCGAAAAAATCACCTAGCTTTGCAAGTCTAGGATCAATATCATTCTTATCACAATCACATGTTGAATGATTTAAATTAACGCCACATACCGAACACAATCCCTTGCATTCTTCACTGCAGAGTTTTTTCATTGGTAGTGACAAAATGATATTAGTTTCAATGATTGGTGAAAAATCTACCCTATCACTATTTATAATGATAATATCATTATCATTATCTTTATCATTTTCTTGTTTAGAAAATTCCTCATTAATTTCGATTTCTAGAGGATAATTAAACTTTTCAAGACATCTAGAACAATTAAGACTAAGAACAGCACTTAATTTTCCACTGAAATCTACTATGTTCCCTGATAATTTAAAAGTACCTTTAATATTAACAGGTTCTGCAAAGGAGATTTCTTCTCCTTCAAACATGATATCCTTGCCTTCAAAAGATATATCAACCTTTTTTTCAGTAACTCTCTTTCCTAGCAAATCAGAAATATCAATATGCATAAATACACCTCTATTATCATAAATGAGCTAATAAAGTTCTGGAACACCAGAACTTATTAGCCAAAACCTATTATATAAATATGCTAGTAAAAAGTCAAGTATTTTCTTATAGTGTTACTATTTTATGTTGCTTTTTTCAACTATTTCTTTTGTATCCTTAGCAATCATTAACTCTTCATTAGTTGGAATAACTAGTACTTTTACCTTTGAATCTTCTGTACTAATTGTTTGAATTTCACCCATAATTTTATTCTTTTCTTGGTCTAACTTAATTCCTAAGAATCCAAGTTCACTAACTATTCTCTTTCTTATAGGCTCACTATTTTCTCCAACACCAGCTGTAAATATTATAGCATCAACGCCACCCATAACAGCAGTATATGCCCCAATATATTGAATAACTTTATTTTTAAACATATTTAAAGCAAGTTCCGCTCTTTCATTTCCTTCAGCAGCTGCTTTTAATATATCTCTAAAGTCACTACTTATACCTGAAATTCCAAGTACTCCAGATTCTTTATTCATTAATTTATTAACATCATCAACTGAATAATTTAATTCTTTTATTAAGAATGTAACTACTGCTGGATCTATGTCTCCGCATCTTGTTCCCATAGTTAATCCTGCAAGAGGAGTAAATCCCATACTTGTATCTACACACTTACCATTTTTAACTGCTGCTAAACTAGAACCATTACCTAAGTGACAAGTAACTAATTTTAAAGATTCTATATCTTTTCCTAATATATCAGCTGCAACTGATGAAACATATTTGTGAGAAGTTCCGTGGAATCCATATTTTCTTATTCCATATTTCTCATATAAATCATGAGGTAATGAATACATGTATGCATAATCAGGTAATGTTTGATGGAATGCTGTATCAAACACAGCTACCATAGGAGTGTTTGGCATTAATTCCTTGCATGCATTTATTCCTGTAATATTTGGTGGATTATGTAATGGTGCAAGCTTAATAAATTCTTCTAAAGCTTTCATCACTTCATCATCTATTAAAACAGATTCTGCATATTTTTCTCCACCATGAACAACTCTGTGTCCTACAGCAGATATTTCTTCCATGTTCTTTATAACCCCAAATTCCTCATTAACTAATGCATCAAGAACTAATGCAATTGCCTTTTTATGATCTTTCATTTCTTCTTCAATTACATGTTTTTTTCCATTAACTTTATGTGTTAAAACAGAACCTTGTATACCTATTCTCTCAACTAGTCCTTGAGCTATAGGTTCTTGTGAAATCATATCTATAAGTTGATATTTTAAAGATGAACTTCCGCAGTTTATAACTAAAATTTTCATGTGTAGTCCTCCTATATAGTTTTATATTTTGTTATATTAATAATATTAAATTATAACAATCTAGTTTTGAGCTTGTATTGCTGTAATAACAACAACATTTACAATATCATCAGCACTACATCCTCTTGATAAATCATTTATAGGTTTTGCAAATCCTTGACATATCGGACCTGTAGCTTCTGCTTTTGCAAATCTTTGAATTAATTTATATGCAATATTTCCGCATTGTAAATCTGGTAATACTAAAACATTTGCTTTTCCCGCAACATTACTTCCTGGAGCTTTTAAATTTGCAACACTTTCAACTATAGCTGCATCTAATTGTAATTCTCCATCTATATCAAGATCTGGTCTTTGTTCTTTTGCTATTTCAGTAGCTTTTCTTACTTTATCTACAAGTTCGTGTTCAGCACTTCCCTTTGTAGAGAATGAAAGCATAGCAACTTTTGGATCCATACCACATAAATTTTTAGCTGTCTCAGCAGTAGCAATAGCTATTGATGCTAATTCTTCTGCATTTGGATTTGGATTAACTGCAGCATCTGCTACTAATACTAATCCATTTTTTCCATATTCACAATTTGGTACTTCAAGCATAACTACTCCAGAAACTGCTTTTATTCCTGGTTTTGTTTTTACTATTTGAAGTCCTGGTCTTAATAAGTCACCTGTTGTATGTATTGCACCTGATACCATTCCATCTACATCACCTAATTTAAGCATAACAGTTGAAAAATATAGTGGATCTCTTATTATCATTGATGCTTTCTCTAAAGTCATTCCTTTATTTTTTCTTATTTCATATAATTCCTTAGCATACTCTTCAGTTTTTTCGTATGTTTCAGGATCAACTATTTTTAATCCTTCAATATTTGAATTTAATTCTTTAGCTTTAGTTCTTATTTTCTCTTCATTTCCTATTAAAACCAAATTTGCTAATGAATTATCATTAATTTTTCCTGCTGCAATGAGATTTCTTTCTTCTTCCCCTTCTGGTAAAACAATAGTTTTTAAATCCTTTTTCGCTAATTCTTTCATTTCATCCATAAATCCCATATAAACTTTCTCCTTTCAGTCTAAACATAAGTATAATATGCTATAATATATCCTATATAATAATATACACTTATTTTCATGTAGTTTTCAATAAGAATATATAATTTTTATTATTATTTAAGCAAATTTTGTATATTATATACATTTTTACATCAAAACACTACTTGTTAATTCCAAATTATTAACATATTTAAAACTACTCAAAATATATTTTAAACAATTTATATTTCATTTATAATATTATATAATTTTATAAAAATTAATAATTAAATAGGAGATACGTCAATGAATATAACCGGAATTATAACAGAATATAATCCATTACATAAAGGACATATTTATCATATTAATGAATCTAAAGCCCTTACTAAATGCGATGGAATTGTATGTATAATGAGTGGAAATTTTGTTCAAAGGGGAATCCCCGCACTTATAGATAAATGGAGCAGAACCACCCTTGCACTTCACTCTGGTGTTGATTTAGTTATAGAATTACCCACAATATATAGTCTTTCATCCGCAGAATTTTTTGCTTTTGGATCCGTAAGTTTATTAAATTCTTTAGGCATTATAAACAATTTATGTTTTGGAAGTGAAAGTGGTAATATTACCACTTTAAAAGAAATTGCAAAAGTTCTATATAAAGAACCTATAATATTTAAAAACTATCTTAAAACTTATTTAGATAGTGGTCTTTCCTATCCTTCAGCAAGAAGTAATTCTTTAATTAAATACTTTAATGACAATTACGAAATAAAAGATATTCTACATAATTCTAACAATATATTAGGTATAGAATATTGTAAAAGTATACTTAAATGCAATAGTAATATAGTACCTTATACTATTCAAAGACAAGGTTCTTCTTATAATGATTGTGATCTTGAAAACAATTTTTCTAGTGCAACCTCAATAAGAAATCATCTTAAAAAATCACAAGACATAAATATTCTTGAAGACATACTTCCTAGTGAAACTTTTAACATGATTTCCCAAAAATTTTATAATGACAATTTAGTATTTGAAGACTCTATTTTTCCATTTATAAAATATAAATCTTTTACAAATAACAATGAATTAGAAAATTTACCTGACGTTTCAGAAGGATTGCACAATAAAATATATAAAACTTTAAAAGAAAGTTCTTGTTACAAAGATTTAATATCGAATATCAAAAGCAAACGTTATACCTATACACGTATAAGTAGAATCTTATGTCAATACTTTATAGGACTAGAATCATATGATTCACACACCCTAAGAAATTCACCTGCTCCCTACGCTAGAATATTAGGTTTTAATAATAAAGGAAGAGAAATTTTAAAAGAAATGAAAAAATCTAGTTCAATACCTATTTACAACAAACTTCCGAAACACCTTAATGAAACACTAAAATTAGATATTCAAGGAACTCGTGCATACAATATTTTAAATAAAAATATTACTCCCGAATCAGACTTTACCACATCACCTATTTATTTTAGGTAAAAAGTAATATTGTAGGTAAGTTTAAAAGTATAATTAGATAAACAATAAAATTAAGGAGATTTGTTTATATGATTATACTTATTTTCTTATTATTAACTTTGATAGCTATATCAATATTAATATTTAAATTATTTAAATCACAAAAGATAACACTATATAAAAATTTATTAATTACAGCTTTTTGCACAATATTAATATTGAATATTGTTACCACCCCTAAAACATGTTTAAATTCAGCTTTATATGGGGGTAAATTATTCATAACTTCTGTTTTTCCATCAATTTTCCCATTCTTGGTTATAATAAACATAATGATAAGTTTCGATGGCATAAATATTTATTCAAAATTATTAGGTAACATAATCTGTAGACCTTTGAGATTACCCAAAAACTGTTCCGTAGTATTAATTGTAAGTATTTTATGCGGATATCCATTAGGTGCTAAATATGCTTGTGATTTATATGAAAAGAACGCTATAGATTTACATACTTGTCATCGTCTTATTAATATAGCCTCAAACCCTAGTCCAATTTTTGTTTTAGGCGCCGTAGGTGCATCCATGCTTAAAAATCCTAATTTAGGTTTTTTAATTCTTTTATCTACCTATTTGTCATGCATATTTATGGCTATACTTATACCTTCTAAAAAACAAAATTACTCTATAGAAAACATCACTACTACCTCAACAAAGAATAACAATACTTTAGGAGATATTTTAAAATATAGTGTAGATAATGCTCTTAAAACAGCTTTTGCAATCGGCGGATTCATAATCTTTTTTTCTGTTTTAATTTCAATAATAAAAAACAATACCTTATCAGATATTGTTTTGAAAAATCTCTCTATAATTTTTAATATATCCCAAACCACTTTAGAAGGTTTCTTTTTTGGATTATTGGAAATGACTAATGGATGTAATTTACTATCGGCTGCTAATATAAATACTATGTATAAAATCTCTATAATAAGCTTTCTTTTAGCTTTTAGTGGTTTGTCTATTATTTCTCAAACATACTCTATTATTTATAAATCTAAAATATCTTTAGGTAAGTATATCCAGAGAAAATTTGTTCAAGGAATCCTTTGTAGCATAATAACAATTGTACTTTACAAAATTAATATATTTAATGTCTGTAAATCTACATTCTCTACAAACATATTCTCTACAAATCAAAATCTATTTACTAGTTTAGTAGTAATACAAATTTTAGTACTTATACTTCCTGCTTTAATTTATAATATTCACAAACTATTTAGCCGTATCCCTTAACTCTTTAATGTTTTCTCTTATTATTTTAGTTGTGTTAGATGTATTTCCTTGAAGAGTTTTTAAATATTCCTCTGTTTGCTGCTTAATACTATAAATTAGTTGCTCACTCTTTATACTTATCTCTTTTTCTAATTGACATAATATTTCATCTGCGTACTCTCTTGCACCCATTTGAATAATCTTAGCATCTCTTCTAGCTGAAGCTATTATAGTTTCAGCTTTTACTTGTGCTTCTTTAGTTACGCTATGCTTTTCTATCTCTTTTTTTAGGATTTCATAGCTTTCCCTTTTTATACTATCAGCCTCTTTATGTGCATTGCTCAAAATTCTTTCTTTTTCTTCACATATCCATTGAGCCTTTTTAAATTCATCAGGAAGATATTTCATAATTTGCTCAATTATATCGAGCACTTCTTTTTTATGCACTACAATTTTGCCAACAACGGGAAGATTATGTGATGTTTCAATTATCTCTTGAAGATACTCTAGTAATTTCATAATCTCCATTTAGATCATCACCTTACTTTATTAATTTTATTTATGACGTCATGTCTAACCTGTTCTGGAACCAATCCTTTTATACATCCTCCAAACATAACCACCTGCTTTATTGAAGATGAACTTAAATATGAATATTTAGGATTAGTCATCATAAATACAGTTTCTATAGATGGGTCTAATTTCTTATTCATATGAGCCATTTGAAGCTCATATTCAAAATCTGAAACAGCTCTTAATCCTTTTATTATAACTTTAGCATTCTTATTTTTCATATAATCAACAAGAAGGCCATGAAAACTTTCTACTTTTACATTTTTTATATCTTTTGTAACCTTTTCTATTAATTCTACTCTTTCTTCTATGTTAAAAAGACCTTTTTTACTCGGATTTACAAGTACAGAAACAATAACTTGATCAAATATATTTGCTGCTCTTCTTATTATATCTAAATGTCCCTCAGTAATAGGATCAAAGCTTCCAGAGTATACTGCAGTTTTCATTTTAGTCCTCCTTATACGCATAGAAACAAACTGTTGTGTTTCCATATCTTCTATCTTGCACTAAAACTATATCATCATTACCCTGATATATTTCTTCACTAGAATCAATTTTACATACTATTAATCCATCTTCATGAAGTAATTTTTCTTGTGATATTATCTCTATAGCTGGCGGAATCATTTCCTTTGCATATGGTGGATCAATAAAAATCAAATCAAAGATTTTGTTCTTTTTTGCAAAATCTTTTAATGCTGCATAAGAATCCATATTTAAACAAGTACATTCATTTTCAAATTTCAAATCTTTTACATTTTGTTGTAATCTTTTAAATGTAACAGGATATCTGTCAATTAAATAACATTGTTTTGCTCCCCTACTTACAGACTCTAATCCCAAACTTCCTGTTCCAGCAAAAACATCTACAGCAACTGCATCTACAACTCTATTTTGAATTATATTAAATATATTCTCTTTTACTCTGTCCAAAGTAGGTCTTGTGACCATATCTTCTGGTGGCAAAATCTTCTTTCCTTTTGCTCTTCCGGCAATAATTCTCATAGCCATCCTCCTTATAACTGTCCAAAATACATTATCTTATCTCATATTTTAACATACATATAGTAATTATACAAAAATATTTTTGCCCATCAATTAAAACATATATACCTTGAACTCCTCTTAATTTCATCAAGTATGTTGTTTTTAAGTTGTATATCCTCTTTTTTCTCACTTTTTATTAAAATTTTGGCTTCTTTATTTGCATTTCTAAATATTCCATAGTCATTTATAACATCTGATATTATAAATCCATTCTCTCCATGTTGATTAAATCCAAATATTTCTCCACTA containing:
- the plsX gene encoding phosphate acyltransferase PlsX; the protein is MKIVVDGMGGDYSPHVVVKGCIEAIKEYNNIDIIITGPKELISDELSKYEYNKNKITILDAKDVITNNEHPVMAIRRKKESSIYKALDLVKKGEADAVISAGSTGAFLAGATLVIGRIKGVNRPALAPIMPGKNGPFMIIDCGANAECKPNNLVQFAQMGEVYFQNILKINNPTIGLVNIGAEEEKGNELTKEAHKLLKEKDFNFIGNVEPRDIPTGNTNVLVCDGFVGNTVLKMYEGVASTIFSTLKEEIMSSFRTKIGGLLLKPVFNKFKKDYDYKEYGGAAFLGVEGICIKAHGSSDARAFKNAIKQAINFYDNKIIEKIKTHIEQKMI
- the rpmF gene encoding 50S ribosomal protein L32; the encoded protein is MAHPKRKMSKSKRDSRRAQTFKLSLPGIVECPQCHEMKLAHRVCKECGHYDGKEIVSKEN
- a CDS encoding YceD family protein — encoded protein: MHIDISDLLGKRVTEKKVDISFEGKDIMFEGEEISFAEPVNIKGTFKLSGNIVDFSGKLSAVLSLNCSRCLEKFNYPLEIEINEEFSKQENDKDNDNDIIIINSDRVDFSPIIETNIILSLPMKKLCSEECKGLCSVCGVNLNHSTCDCDKNDIDPRLAKLGDFFAKN
- a CDS encoding acetate/propionate family kinase; translated protein: MKILVINCGSSSLKYQLIDMISQEPIAQGLVERIGIQGSVLTHKVNGKKHVIEEEMKDHKKAIALVLDALVNEEFGVIKNMEEISAVGHRVVHGGEKYAESVLIDDEVMKALEEFIKLAPLHNPPNITGINACKELMPNTPMVAVFDTAFHQTLPDYAYMYSLPHDLYEKYGIRKYGFHGTSHKYVSSVAADILGKDIESLKLVTCHLGNGSSLAAVKNGKCVDTSMGFTPLAGLTMGTRCGDIDPAVVTFLIKELNYSVDDVNKLMNKESGVLGISGISSDFRDILKAAAEGNERAELALNMFKNKVIQYIGAYTAVMGGVDAIIFTAGVGENSEPIRKRIVSELGFLGIKLDQEKNKIMGEIQTISTEDSKVKVLVIPTNEELMIAKDTKEIVEKSNIK
- the pta gene encoding phosphate acetyltransferase, encoding MGFMDEMKELAKKDLKTIVLPEGEEERNLIAAGKINDNSLANLVLIGNEEKIRTKAKELNSNIEGLKIVDPETYEKTEEYAKELYEIRKNKGMTLEKASMIIRDPLYFSTVMLKLGDVDGMVSGAIHTTGDLLRPGLQIVKTKPGIKAVSGVVMLEVPNCEYGKNGLVLVADAAVNPNPNAEELASIAIATAETAKNLCGMDPKVAMLSFSTKGSAEHELVDKVRKATEIAKEQRPDLDIDGELQLDAAIVESVANLKAPGSNVAGKANVLVLPDLQCGNIAYKLIQRFAKAEATGPICQGFAKPINDLSRGCSADDIVNVVVITAIQAQN
- a CDS encoding nucleotidyltransferase, yielding MNITGIITEYNPLHKGHIYHINESKALTKCDGIVCIMSGNFVQRGIPALIDKWSRTTLALHSGVDLVIELPTIYSLSSAEFFAFGSVSLLNSLGIINNLCFGSESGNITTLKEIAKVLYKEPIIFKNYLKTYLDSGLSYPSARSNSLIKYFNDNYEIKDILHNSNNILGIEYCKSILKCNSNIVPYTIQRQGSSYNDCDLENNFSSATSIRNHLKKSQDINILEDILPSETFNMISQKFYNDNLVFEDSIFPFIKYKSFTNNNELENLPDVSEGLHNKIYKTLKESSCYKDLISNIKSKRYTYTRISRILCQYFIGLESYDSHTLRNSPAPYARILGFNNKGREILKEMKKSSSIPIYNKLPKHLNETLKLDIQGTRAYNILNKNITPESDFTTSPIYFR
- the ylbJ gene encoding sporulation integral membrane protein YlbJ yields the protein MIILIFLLLTLIAISILIFKLFKSQKITLYKNLLITAFCTILILNIVTTPKTCLNSALYGGKLFITSVFPSIFPFLVIINIMISFDGINIYSKLLGNIICRPLRLPKNCSVVLIVSILCGYPLGAKYACDLYEKNAIDLHTCHRLINIASNPSPIFVLGAVGASMLKNPNLGFLILLSTYLSCIFMAILIPSKKQNYSIENITTTSTKNNNTLGDILKYSVDNALKTAFAIGGFIIFFSVLISIIKNNTLSDIVLKNLSIIFNISQTTLEGFFFGLLEMTNGCNLLSAANINTMYKISIISFLLAFSGLSIISQTYSIIYKSKISLGKYIQRKFVQGILCSIITIVLYKINIFNVCKSTFSTNIFSTNQNLFTSLVVIQILVLILPALIYNIHKLFSRIP
- the coaD gene encoding pantetheine-phosphate adenylyltransferase codes for the protein MKTAVYSGSFDPITEGHLDIIRRAANIFDQVIVSVLVNPSKKGLFNIEERVELIEKVTKDIKNVKVESFHGLLVDYMKNKNAKVIIKGLRAVSDFEYELQMAHMNKKLDPSIETVFMMTNPKYSYLSSSSIKQVVMFGGCIKGLVPEQVRHDVINKINKVR
- the rsmD gene encoding 16S rRNA (guanine(966)-N(2))-methyltransferase RsmD, with amino-acid sequence MRIIAGRAKGKKILPPEDMVTRPTLDRVKENIFNIIQNRVVDAVAVDVFAGTGSLGLESVSRGAKQCYLIDRYPVTFKRLQQNVKDLKFENECTCLNMDSYAALKDFAKKNKIFDLIFIDPPYAKEMIPPAIEIISQEKLLHEDGLIVCKIDSSEEIYQGNDDIVLVQDRRYGNTTVCFYAYKED